The genomic DNA tgctgctgctgctgcttcggctCCTGATTGGACCGGGGttgcggtggcggtggaggaggaacagccgattggTTATCGTTTGCGCTGGTTACGATTTCTGGTACCGTCGGCACCGGTGCGAGTCGTCGCCGATCGTGCGAGATAGACTCTTCCCGTACGATACTCAACCGTTTGGACGTTTGATCACCCCAGCAAGGACTCTGATCACCGTTGACGCTGCTCGCGGAACTATTGTAACCGCTTGATTCACCCGGGAACAGATCCAATCCGGCGCTCGGACGCACGACCAGTTCCAGCACATGGGAAGACTTCATGACTGCGACAGCCTCACCAAAGGATGCTTCTGCGAAGCTGTGCCCGTTGCAGGAAAGTATCTGATCACCTGGCCGTAGCCCTGCTTCCCGCGCTACGCCACCTTCCTTAGTAAACTGCACAAAAATGCCCGGCTTCCAGTCGGGGCCTTTGCAGATGCCGCAGCCCAGCTTGGTACGGGGCGCAACGGACAGGATCACCTTCAGATCACGCCCACCACACGGTTCCTCGAGCAGAAGCGTATCCTGTTTGTCGTGCGACACACCGAACGATACCACGTGCCAGGTGAGAGGATCCGCTGCTCTTCTGCAAGATATAGAGGGATCGCGTCATTAGAAATCTGAGCATGATTGAGGATCGCACAACGCAACTCTACATACTCTTTGATCGGCAAGATGCCAAGCCCGCGTACTTTCATGATCAGCCGGTCCTGGTTCGCAATAAACTGTGCCAACTCTCGGTGAACTGCATCCTCCACCTGATATCCATTGACGCGTATAATCTGATCTCCAACCTGCAAAATAAAGCGACCTCGATCGGAATTTCTTGACAACGATCTTTTCCCCGATTCCCGACTCACCTTCAGTCCTTGCCGGTCCGCCTCGGAGTCTCGCTCTATCGCCGACACGAAGAACCCGGTCCCATACTCTAGTCCACCGCGTATCGAAAATCCAAAGTTGCTCCCCGTGATCGGTAGATTCCGGTGGTTGTAGCCATGATGGGGCCGTACTAGCCGGACCGTACGCACACGCCCCTGCTGTCCCGGGTCCGTGCCTTCGCCCAACGATTTGTGCAGTGAGGACTTTTCGCGCGCCGGGCGTGATTTTCCCGTCCGGAATGGGGAAGGCAGTGCGGTCGTAATGGAGCCCCCGGACGTTGCCGACGATCGAGTGTTCGTACAGTAGTCTACCATTCTAAAGCCGAAAAGGGGAGTGGAAGTCAAAATTGTCGGGATGCAGTCTGCtgcgaacaaacaaaaagagaaagaaaagcagcGTGAAGAAGTGATCAGTGACCGATTAGCAGCAGGAAGCGTAAGCGAAGTTTCCAAAATTGGTAGCGAGAAAGGTTGCGCCATCGATGGGAAAACGGCACGGGATGCCAATTGGGCGGCCAAAACACCATTCTCCCCCAATGAACGATCCCTCGGCCCGCGCTCTGCGTACGA from Anopheles stephensi strain Indian chromosome 2, UCI_ANSTEP_V1.0, whole genome shotgun sequence includes the following:
- the LOC118507033 gene encoding uncharacterized protein LOC118507033, whose amino-acid sequence is MVDYCTNTRSSATSGGSITTALPSPFRTGKSRPAREKSSLHKSLGEGTDPGQQGRVRTVRLVRPHHGYNHRNLPITGSNFGFSIRGGLEYGTGFFVSAIERDSEADRQGLKVGDQIIRVNGYQVEDAVHRELAQFIANQDRLIMKVRGLGILPIKERAADPLTWHVVSFGVSHDKQDTLLLEEPCGGRDLKVILSVAPRTKLGCGICKGPDWKPGIFVQFTKEGGVAREAGLRPGDQILSCNGHSFAEASFGEAVAVMKSSHVLELVVRPSAGLDLFPGESSGYNSSASSVNGDQSPCWGDQTSKRLSIVREESISHDRRRLAPVPTVPEIVTSANDNQSAVPPPPPPQPRSNQEPKQQQQQQQVQKQQQPRVTLAGPTRKKNTTIIEFSERGAIVNPEAKQSETKTIIVEVHRSASAGSMVVDDESGNGTASGTIIPPPPPLFADAVTPGSQPSTNAAPTPSPSSQEQQAAAAAAAAHSLSNAISDELRRRAEKKASTPVGSDPATGPAAALTELENRLKEKNVRLRPVTMAISDERHTALMDEFRAVHKRMFKNGFDNAELKKQTSKPNANTTTDHNSQHPGSDTSNGTRKSPKGTMGRVAASEMAKANGDSAELESIESFKLNNPQSPPARPPSYYFCPQATGPPTMKKSQKPIAVTISEYARTEEPTKPTRFDFGQLRSVTEAIAGAGPGAGAGPAGIKEGSANRQQRHVPMT